A single window of Bordetella genomosp. 11 DNA harbors:
- a CDS encoding (2Fe-2S)-binding protein, with product MFKRLDEAQRQAQGAPVRVTVNGAELQCRAGDSVAAALFAGGMQACRDTAVGEVPRGPYCMMGVCYDCLVTIDGQANQQGCMTAVREGMKIERQLGARKVRA from the coding sequence ATGTTCAAGAGGCTTGACGAAGCGCAGCGCCAGGCGCAAGGCGCGCCGGTGCGGGTGACGGTCAATGGCGCCGAGTTGCAATGCCGCGCCGGCGACAGCGTGGCCGCGGCATTGTTCGCCGGCGGCATGCAGGCCTGTCGAGATACCGCGGTGGGCGAGGTGCCGCGCGGGCCCTATTGCATGATGGGCGTGTGCTACGACTGCCTGGTCACCATCGATGGCCAGGCCAACCAGCAGGGCTGCATGACGGCCGTGCGCGAAGGCATGAAGATCGAGCGCCAGCTGGGCGCGCGCAAGGTGCGGGCATGA